A genomic segment from Planktothrix sp. FACHB-1365 encodes:
- a CDS encoding SH3 domain-containing protein codes for MNSTAIVNTPGDTLNVRSTPNGEIVEVLQNGTPVTISGESVNIEGEIWTPIGTNRWVAAAFLTIINPDILNLPGSKIVATQTQEQIGGGLQVYQTQLIDNTGKIINTVRCVSGRIGLQIPSDEPGSQTPLPFGIYTFDAPGVVEEAPGEFGGVWSGITPTFSTQRLGLGVHYDPSAFSYVSQTGTSGCLATPTIEEREIMTTFILQYQPTHLIVQKAD; via the coding sequence ATGAATTCGACTGCTATTGTTAACACTCCGGGTGATACCCTCAATGTTCGTTCGACTCCTAATGGTGAAATTGTTGAGGTTTTACAAAATGGAACCCCGGTTACAATTAGCGGGGAGTCTGTGAATATCGAAGGTGAAATCTGGACACCCATCGGGACAAATCGTTGGGTTGCTGCGGCATTTTTAACGATTATTAATCCTGATATTTTAAACCTTCCAGGCTCTAAAATTGTGGCGACACAAACTCAGGAACAAATTGGAGGCGGTTTACAAGTTTATCAAACCCAATTAATCGATAATACGGGTAAAATTATTAATACCGTCCGTTGTGTTTCTGGACGCATTGGTCTACAAATTCCCTCCGATGAACCCGGTTCTCAAACGCCTTTACCCTTTGGGATTTATACCTTTGATGCTCCGGGTGTTGTAGAAGAGGCACCCGGAGAATTTGGGGGGGTTTGGTCAGGAATTACACCCACTTTTTCTACCCAACGATTAGGGTTAGGGGTGCATTATGATCCTTCGGCTTTTTCCTATGTTTCTCAAACGGGAACATCAGGATGTTTAGCCACTCCAACTATCGAAGAACGAGAGATAATGACAACATTTATTCTGCAATATCAACCGACCCATTTAATCGTTCAAAAGGCGGATTAA
- a CDS encoding tetratricopeptide repeat protein, with product MDSSLNPKNFVKYLYQQANYHLAHQQVDEALSVCLAALNIDPEYAPICKTLGVIWQVQEDFEQAEFWYQKALRLKPDYAEVYGNLGDIFADRKDWGTAILYYQKSIQCNPNIAVIHRNLAKALTQVNQLDEADIFWYKAFHLEPSLGLFSEHLVLGNRLFQKQEIDKAIFCYQNAIQSNPQGYEAYHNLGEAYHQLQQWDNAIQAYSQAVERNDQFFPSYMVLGNINKQLGKWENAIQAYQRVIALNPTAYLPYFQIAEIKFKLQQWDMAIAFYQEALKLEDKNPFIYLSLSRAYSFTKQWEEAIAVSEKALNINLNLPHSHTHLGNFLSEIGELERSIQCHQKSHQLRGWTASSEKNYHFTKDWFSVNIPNWDKALHAFADLPQIQGLEIGSFQGMSACWLLDQILTHPTAKMTCIDLSFKTEFDQNIVKTGASEKVIKLEGYSQDILPTLSPHTYDFVYIDGCHLASVVLQDALLSWQLLKPEGILIFDDYEYRDPEHPEEDTHQGIDQFLNSLSQPAKILHQGYQLILQKTV from the coding sequence ATGGACTCATCTTTAAATCCCAAGAATTTTGTTAAATATTTGTATCAACAGGCAAATTATCATTTAGCACATCAACAAGTTGATGAAGCGCTGTCTGTGTGTTTGGCGGCACTGAATATAGATCCAGAGTATGCACCGATTTGTAAAACATTAGGGGTAATTTGGCAAGTTCAAGAAGATTTTGAACAGGCGGAATTTTGGTATCAAAAAGCTTTAAGATTAAAGCCAGATTATGCAGAAGTTTATGGAAATTTGGGAGATATTTTTGCTGACAGAAAAGATTGGGGAACCGCAATTTTATATTATCAAAAATCGATTCAATGTAATCCTAATATAGCCGTTATTCATCGAAATTTAGCAAAGGCTCTGACTCAAGTGAATCAACTCGATGAAGCGGATATTTTTTGGTATAAAGCGTTTCATTTAGAACCCAGTTTAGGACTATTTTCTGAACATTTAGTCTTAGGAAATCGACTGTTTCAAAAACAGGAAATTGACAAAGCAATTTTTTGTTATCAGAATGCCATCCAATCTAACCCCCAGGGATATGAAGCGTATCATAACCTAGGAGAAGCTTATCATCAACTGCAACAATGGGATAATGCAATTCAAGCTTATAGCCAAGCCGTTGAAAGAAATGATCAATTTTTTCCCTCTTATATGGTCTTGGGGAATATTAATAAACAATTAGGCAAATGGGAAAATGCAATTCAAGCTTATCAGCGTGTGATTGCCTTAAATCCGACGGCTTATTTACCTTATTTTCAAATTGCAGAAATTAAGTTTAAATTACAACAATGGGATATGGCGATCGCCTTTTACCAAGAAGCCCTAAAATTAGAAGATAAGAACCCATTTATCTATTTATCTTTAAGTCGAGCTTATAGTTTTACAAAACAATGGGAAGAAGCGATCGCCGTTTCAGAAAAAGCCCTAAATATAAACCTGAATTTACCCCATTCTCATACCCATTTAGGGAACTTTTTATCAGAAATTGGAGAACTTGAAAGATCGATTCAATGTCATCAGAAATCCCATCAATTAAGGGGATGGACTGCCAGCAGCGAGAAGAATTATCACTTTACCAAAGATTGGTTTAGCGTGAATATTCCGAACTGGGATAAAGCCCTTCATGCTTTCGCTGATCTTCCCCAGATTCAAGGCTTAGAAATTGGCAGTTTTCAAGGGATGTCTGCTTGTTGGTTACTGGATCAGATTTTAACCCACCCAACAGCAAAAATGACGTGTATAGACTTAAGTTTTAAAACAGAATTTGATCAAAATATCGTTAAAACTGGAGCATCGGAAAAAGTAATTAAATTAGAGGGATATTCTCAAGACATATTACCCACTCTTTCCCCTCATACCTACGATTTTGTTTATATTGATGGCTGTCATTTAGCCTCAGTTGTTTTGCAAGATGCGTTACTATCTTGGCAATTACTAAAACCGGAAGGAATCCTGATTTTTGATGATTACGAATATCGAGATCCTGAACATCCCGAAGAAGATACTCATCAAGGCATTGATCAGTTTTTGAATAGCCTCTCCCAACCTGCAAAAATTTTACATCAAGGCTATCAGTTAATCCTGCAAAAAACGGTTTAA
- the guaD gene encoding guanine deaminase has translation MTNLKLFRSSFLDFIADPFYESEENSVRYIPDGLLVVEAGIIKDFDYYNTLKDKYQGFPLTHHPDLLIMPGFIDTHIHFPQTEMIASYGKQLLDWLNQYTFPTERKFSSREYAQKIAAFFLDELLKNGTTTALVFATVFPQSVEAFFEEAYQRNLRMISGKVMMDRHAPDYLKDTPETSYQETKQLIQTWHKKGRLLYAITPRFAITSSPEQLKLAAKLLTEFPDVYLQTHLSENLKEIEFVAELFPEAQHYLGVYDQAGLVGDRSIFAHSIHLSDDEFKRLSQAKSAIAFCPTSNLFLGSGLFKLHQAKSKIHPINVGLGSDIGAGTSFSLLQTAKVAYKVAQLQSQTLSAFQALFLATLGGSKALKLDHKIGNFEIGKEADFIVINCNATPLMRLKNQQILSNQTRLEIAEKVFTLIILGDDRAIQATYIMGEMAYTKK, from the coding sequence ATGACCAACTTAAAACTATTCCGCTCATCATTTTTAGACTTTATTGCTGATCCCTTTTATGAATCAGAAGAGAACAGCGTTCGTTATATTCCCGATGGATTATTAGTGGTAGAAGCAGGCATTATTAAAGATTTTGACTATTATAACACTTTAAAAGACAAATATCAAGGATTTCCCCTGACCCATCATCCCGATTTATTAATCATGCCGGGGTTCATTGATACCCATATTCATTTTCCCCAAACCGAAATGATTGCCTCCTATGGAAAACAACTGTTAGACTGGTTAAATCAATATACGTTTCCCACAGAACGGAAATTTAGTAGTCGAGAATATGCTCAAAAAATTGCAGCATTTTTCCTTGATGAACTCCTCAAAAATGGAACCACAACCGCCTTAGTTTTTGCCACAGTTTTTCCCCAGTCCGTTGAGGCTTTTTTTGAAGAAGCTTATCAGCGAAATTTACGGATGATTTCGGGTAAAGTGATGATGGATCGTCATGCACCGGATTATTTAAAAGATACCCCAGAAACCTCTTATCAAGAAACGAAACAATTAATTCAAACATGGCATAAAAAAGGACGTTTACTATATGCTATTACCCCTCGATTTGCGATTACATCCAGTCCTGAACAGTTAAAGTTAGCAGCAAAATTATTAACAGAATTTCCTGATGTTTATTTACAAACCCATCTTTCCGAAAATCTTAAAGAAATTGAATTTGTGGCTGAATTATTTCCCGAAGCTCAACACTATTTAGGTGTTTATGATCAAGCAGGTTTAGTGGGAGACCGTTCAATTTTTGCCCATAGTATTCATTTAAGCGATGATGAATTTAAACGGTTATCCCAAGCAAAATCGGCGATCGCATTTTGTCCAACCTCTAATTTATTCTTAGGAAGCGGACTGTTTAAACTCCATCAAGCTAAATCTAAAATTCATCCTATTAACGTGGGTTTAGGAAGCGATATTGGTGCGGGAACCAGTTTTTCCCTGCTGCAAACTGCTAAGGTCGCTTATAAAGTTGCACAATTACAAAGCCAAACCTTATCCGCCTTTCAAGCCTTATTTTTAGCGACATTAGGCGGATCAAAAGCATTAAAACTAGATCATAAAATTGGTAACTTTGAAATTGGAAAAGAAGCAGATTTTATTGTTATAAACTGTAATGCAACCCCGTTAATGAGGTTAAAAAATCAACAAATTTTATCTAATCAAACCCGATTAGAAATAGCCGAAAAAGTCTTTACACTGATTATATTAGGAGATGATCGAGCCATTCAAGCCACCTATATTATGGGAGAGATGGCATATACCAAAAAATAG
- a CDS encoding slipin family protein, giving the protein MSYLFGSAFILLTYLTIAGFKLDREYQRGVVFRLGRVQAVKGPGLYWIIPAIDQKVQVDIRTKTVDIEPQETITSDSVTIRVNAVLYYRLIDPSKAIVKVENYEKAVYQAALTTLRNVIGQNSLDDVLQNRDKINHKIQEVVDEMTESWGIIIERVEMKDVEIPTSMQRAMAKEAEAFREKRARLIKAEAEQEASIKLAEASQLIMKNPAALELRRLQMLSEIGAENNTTTIVVLPSDLTSLAQNLAVKPQSKTSLPAKTE; this is encoded by the coding sequence ATGAGTTATCTGTTTGGATCTGCTTTTATTCTACTGACTTATTTAACCATTGCAGGGTTTAAATTAGACCGAGAATACCAACGGGGGGTTGTTTTCAGATTAGGGCGAGTACAGGCGGTGAAAGGGCCGGGTTTATATTGGATTATTCCCGCCATTGATCAAAAAGTTCAAGTCGATATTAGAACAAAAACCGTTGATATTGAACCCCAAGAAACAATTACATCGGATAGTGTTACCATTCGCGTTAATGCAGTTTTGTATTACCGTTTAATTGACCCATCTAAAGCAATTGTTAAAGTCGAAAATTATGAAAAAGCTGTTTATCAAGCGGCGTTAACAACCTTGAGGAATGTCATCGGTCAAAACAGTTTGGATGATGTTTTACAAAATCGAGATAAAATTAATCATAAAATTCAAGAAGTTGTTGATGAGATGACAGAATCCTGGGGAATTATCATTGAACGGGTGGAAATGAAGGATGTTGAAATTCCCACTTCTATGCAACGTGCTATGGCAAAAGAAGCCGAAGCATTCCGCGAAAAACGAGCGCGTTTAATTAAAGCTGAAGCGGAACAAGAAGCTTCAATTAAATTAGCAGAAGCCTCCCAACTGATTATGAAAAATCCCGCAGCTTTAGAGTTAAGGCGGTTACAAATGTTATCGGAAATTGGCGCTGAAAATAATACTACAACGATTGTTGTACTTCCTTCAGATTTAACCTCATTAGCTCAAAATTTAGCCGTTAAACCCCAGTCCAAAACTTCTCTTCCTGCGAAAACCGAATAA
- the uraD gene encoding 2-oxo-4-hydroxy-4-carboxy-5-ureidoimidazoline decarboxylase: MTNSYSLSALNQMTQGQFITTLGAIFEASPWVAEQAWLKRPFEDIQSLYQTMVDIVKNSDSQQQLALICAHPDLGSKAKMAEASVKEQAGVGLNCLTPSEYQQFHQLNKTYKNKFSFPFIIAVKNHTKASILSAFEQRLNHSIEEEKLTALEEIYKIAQFRLYEKLAQTPSP, from the coding sequence ATGACAAATAGCTATTCCTTATCCGCATTAAATCAAATGACTCAAGGGCAATTTATCACAACATTAGGAGCTATTTTTGAAGCATCTCCTTGGGTTGCTGAACAAGCTTGGTTAAAACGACCTTTTGAAGATATTCAATCATTATATCAAACCATGGTTGATATTGTTAAAAATAGTGATTCACAACAACAACTCGCGTTAATTTGCGCTCATCCTGACTTAGGAAGTAAAGCAAAAATGGCAGAAGCCTCGGTTAAGGAACAAGCAGGAGTTGGGTTAAATTGTTTAACACCTTCTGAATATCAACAATTTCATCAATTAAATAAAACTTATAAAAACAAATTCAGTTTTCCGTTTATTATTGCCGTTAAAAATCATACAAAAGCCAGTATTTTATCAGCTTTTGAACAACGGCTTAATCATTCTATTGAGGAAGAAAAACTAACCGCCTTAGAAGAAATTTATAAAATTGCTCAATTTCGTCTTTATGAAAAATTGGCTCAAACTCCATCCCCGTAG
- a CDS encoding Ycf51 family protein — translation MNFPLSTTDWLELSKWVGIATLAFAAITALAFIFKWGIRFRLVGITAFTGVLTVGVFGLSLGLFYHVEIPGAVRYSRVFDDGGRQIVIAVPPNITETQLNATLRQAAADLYSPGRGGQFQEALLIRARTLVHPNEDVSQPVYLGQVKRSVIERENDNLDIQIFSKNLGRLQQFNS, via the coding sequence ATGAACTTCCCGTTATCAACAACAGATTGGCTAGAGCTTTCTAAGTGGGTTGGAATTGCGACTTTAGCTTTTGCCGCAATTACGGCTTTAGCTTTTATTTTTAAATGGGGAATTCGGTTTAGATTAGTTGGAATCACGGCCTTTACAGGGGTTTTAACCGTCGGAGTTTTTGGCTTAAGTTTAGGTCTATTTTATCATGTTGAAATTCCGGGGGCAGTCCGTTATAGCCGGGTTTTTGATGATGGCGGTAGACAAATTGTAATTGCCGTTCCTCCTAATATTACCGAAACTCAATTAAACGCCACATTACGTCAAGCGGCGGCGGATTTATATTCTCCGGGACGAGGTGGACAATTCCAAGAAGCGTTGTTAATTCGTGCCCGCACTCTGGTTCACCCGAATGAAGATGTGTCTCAACCCGTCTATTTAGGTCAGGTGAAACGTTCTGTAATTGAACGAGAAAATGATAACCTAGACATTCAGATTTTTAGTAAAAATCTGGGTCGTTTACAACAGTTTAACTCTTAA
- a CDS encoding zinc ribbon domain-containing protein, which produces MPIYDYFCPSNNQTIEVMHSYSREIKTWGELCQLAQCALGETPEDAPVRRVISAPMLSVPTSNSDYKNAGFTKLVKRDKGVYENVTASD; this is translated from the coding sequence ATGCCAATCTACGATTATTTCTGTCCAAGCAACAACCAAACGATAGAAGTGATGCACTCCTATAGCCGGGAGATCAAAACCTGGGGTGAACTTTGCCAGTTGGCCCAGTGTGCCCTAGGAGAAACCCCTGAAGATGCTCCTGTGCGCCGTGTCATCAGTGCACCGATGCTTTCAGTTCCCACCTCTAATTCCGATTATAAAAACGCTGGGTTTACGAAATTAGTCAAACGAGACAAAGGAGTTTATGAAAATGTCACCGCATCCGATTAA
- the uraH gene encoding hydroxyisourate hydrolase: protein MVAKLTTHVLDTANGRPAANLRIELWQIHVETGERIQLKTVVTNSDGRTDNPLLTETEFKVGIYELVFAVGDYFKTQYQSLPQPLFLDQIPIRFGIADPTVAYHVPLLVSPWSYSTYRGS from the coding sequence ATGGTTGCTAAACTCACAACTCATGTATTAGATACGGCTAATGGTCGTCCTGCTGCTAATTTAAGGATTGAATTATGGCAAATTCATGTAGAAACAGGAGAACGAATTCAGTTAAAAACAGTAGTCACCAATTCCGATGGGAGAACCGACAATCCTTTATTAACAGAAACAGAATTCAAAGTAGGAATCTATGAATTAGTCTTTGCGGTGGGAGACTATTTTAAAACCCAATATCAATCTCTTCCTCAACCGTTATTTTTAGATCAAATTCCGATTCGATTTGGCATTGCTGACCCCACCGTCGCTTATCATGTTCCGTTATTAGTTTCACCTTGGTCTTATAGCACCTATCGAGGCAGTTAG
- a CDS encoding GDSL-type esterase/lipase family protein — MQRQSVSGATTSSLTDALGATQLQSTSDSALINSVGVPRHRWTYEQWVEQLKREANAVAERSPEHLRILAGDSLSLWFPSELLPPEQTWLNQGISGETSAGLLKRIKLFDITQPDIIFVMIGINDLIRGVDDTTLLNNYREIIRDLRWVHPDTQIVVQSILPHSGKQSSWEGRDRLLKISNARIRNLNQSLKLIAEEEGAYYFNLHFLFTDADGNLRPELSTDGLHLSQQGYLVWSSALKLYTQIALEPSSNP, encoded by the coding sequence ATGCAGAGGCAATCTGTTTCAGGTGCAACGACATCATCGTTAACGGATGCTCTTGGGGCCACTCAGTTACAATCAACATCGGACTCGGCTTTAATCAATTCGGTCGGTGTCCCTCGTCATCGCTGGACATATGAACAGTGGGTTGAACAGTTAAAGCGGGAAGCGAATGCTGTTGCGGAGCGCTCACCGGAACATTTACGGATTTTGGCGGGAGATTCCTTAAGTTTGTGGTTTCCGTCTGAACTTTTACCCCCAGAACAAACTTGGTTAAATCAAGGGATTTCTGGGGAAACTTCCGCCGGATTATTAAAGCGAATTAAGTTGTTTGATATTACTCAACCAGACATTATTTTTGTCATGATTGGGATTAATGATTTAATTCGCGGGGTAGACGATACGACACTCTTAAATAATTATCGGGAAATTATTCGAGATTTACGTTGGGTACATCCTGATACTCAAATTGTTGTCCAATCTATTCTTCCCCATAGTGGTAAACAGTCTAGTTGGGAAGGGCGTGACCGTTTATTAAAAATTTCCAATGCACGGATTCGGAATCTCAATCAATCGTTAAAATTAATAGCGGAGGAAGAAGGTGCTTATTATTTTAATTTACATTTTTTATTTACCGATGCCGACGGCAATTTACGACCGGAGTTAAGCACGGATGGTTTGCATTTAAGTCAACAAGGTTATTTAGTTTGGAGTTCGGCTTTAAAACTCTATACTCAAATTGCCTTAGAGCCATCTTCTAACCCTTAA
- the larC gene encoding nickel pincer cofactor biosynthesis protein LarC — translation MAKIAYFQCPTGISGDMCLGALVHAGVPIDYLKEKLDLLGIGAEYQFKVKSVRRQGQLATKVSVNLTQQQPSPKNIHSHHNQDQAHNHLHQDEIHPTHNLSPTRHLSDIEDIILKGKLPKQVEVWSLAIFRKLAEAEAAVHGIPLEEVHFHEVGATDAIVDIVGTCLGLDWLNIDQFYCSKLPTGGGTVWAAHGQLPVPAPAVLKLFELGKVPVYSNGIERELVTPTGAAIMVTLVEYFGEPPALSIQTIGLGAGSHDFPIPNILRLWIGEHNHLYNPDMDSKSNPEIQTISETIAVLKTQIDDLSPQVISYTFELLFQAGAIDVFSQPITMKKSRLGVLLTIICHPEDRQACEAILFRETTTLGIRYTLQNRSILKRDIQTVQTPYGVVRIKVGFSGEKITNVQPEYEDCAKLAKQHKISWLEVHRLALQSWYNLP, via the coding sequence ATGGCTAAAATTGCTTATTTTCAATGTCCCACTGGGATTTCTGGGGATATGTGCCTAGGGGCTTTAGTTCATGCCGGGGTTCCCATCGATTATTTAAAGGAAAAGTTAGATTTACTGGGAATTGGGGCGGAATATCAGTTTAAAGTCAAATCTGTTCGTCGTCAAGGACAGTTGGCCACTAAAGTTTCCGTGAATTTAACTCAACAGCAACCCTCCCCAAAAAACATCCATTCCCATCATAATCAGGATCAGGCTCACAATCATCTGCATCAAGATGAAATTCATCCCACCCATAACCTCAGCCCCACCCGTCATTTATCCGATATTGAAGATATTATTCTTAAAGGGAAATTACCGAAACAGGTAGAAGTTTGGAGTTTAGCAATTTTTCGGAAATTAGCAGAAGCAGAGGCGGCTGTTCATGGCATTCCCTTAGAAGAGGTGCATTTTCATGAAGTGGGGGCGACGGATGCCATTGTGGATATTGTGGGAACTTGTTTGGGTTTAGATTGGTTGAATATTGATCAATTTTACTGCTCAAAATTACCCACAGGAGGAGGGACAGTTTGGGCGGCTCATGGTCAATTGCCCGTTCCGGCTCCGGCGGTTTTAAAGTTATTTGAACTGGGGAAAGTTCCGGTTTATAGCAATGGAATTGAACGAGAATTAGTTACACCAACGGGTGCTGCTATTATGGTGACTTTAGTTGAATATTTTGGAGAACCTCCAGCTTTATCGATTCAAACCATTGGCTTAGGGGCAGGTTCTCATGATTTTCCCATTCCTAATATTTTACGGCTTTGGATTGGAGAACACAATCACCTTTATAATCCTGATATGGATTCAAAAAGTAATCCAGAAATCCAAACAATTTCGGAGACAATTGCGGTTTTAAAAACTCAAATTGATGATTTAAGTCCTCAAGTGATTTCTTATACGTTTGAGTTATTATTTCAAGCGGGAGCCATTGACGTTTTTAGTCAACCCATTACCATGAAAAAGTCTCGTTTAGGAGTCTTATTGACGATTATTTGTCACCCCGAAGACCGTCAAGCTTGTGAAGCGATATTATTTCGAGAAACGACAACGTTAGGAATTCGTTATACCCTGCAAAATCGCAGTATTCTCAAACGGGATATTCAAACGGTTCAAACCCCTTATGGTGTTGTTCGCATTAAGGTCGGGTTTTCGGGAGAAAAGATTACGAATGTTCAACCGGAATATGAAGATTGTGCCAAACTGGCTAAACAACATAAAATTAGTTGGTTAGAAGTCCATCGATTAGCCTTACAAAGTTGGTATAATTTGCCTTAA
- a CDS encoding L-threonylcarbamoyladenylate synthase, whose product MAILYELHPQNPQERTLEKIKEALKDGALMLYPTDTVYAIGCDLTVKSAIERVRRIKQLSNDKPLTFLCSSLSNITDYAIVSDSAYRLIKRLIPGTYTFLLPATKLVPKLVMSPKRKTTGIRVPNHQACLSIIETLGNPIISTSAHITTEEEGQAPIALPIEGQIDKAKLYDSLGKLVDIIVDDTSDPGYQVSTIIDLTADEPVIVRKGQGWEEAQEWFEA is encoded by the coding sequence ATGGCAATTCTCTACGAACTTCACCCCCAAAACCCTCAAGAACGTACCCTAGAAAAAATCAAAGAGGCCCTCAAGGATGGCGCGTTGATGCTATATCCGACGGATACGGTCTATGCCATTGGCTGTGATTTAACCGTTAAGTCGGCCATTGAACGAGTCCGACGCATTAAGCAACTCTCCAATGATAAACCCTTGACCTTCCTCTGTTCGTCCTTATCGAATATTACTGATTATGCCATTGTCAGTGACTCAGCTTATCGGTTAATTAAACGCTTAATTCCAGGGACATACACGTTTTTATTACCCGCGACTAAATTAGTTCCTAAATTAGTCATGTCTCCCAAACGCAAGACCACCGGAATTCGGGTTCCCAATCATCAAGCGTGTTTATCAATTATTGAAACTTTGGGTAATCCAATTATTTCAACGTCTGCCCATATTACCACAGAAGAAGAAGGTCAAGCTCCGATTGCGTTGCCCATAGAAGGTCAAATTGATAAAGCCAAATTGTACGATAGTTTAGGAAAATTAGTCGATATTATTGTTGATGATACCTCAGATCCAGGTTATCAAGTTTCAACAATTATTGATTTAACCGCCGATGAACCTGTTATTGTTAGAAAAGGTCAAGGATGGGAAGAAGCGCAAGAATGGTTTGAAGCATAA
- the hpxO gene encoding FAD-dependent urate hydroxylase HpxO: MNHLKVIIIGAGIGGLTAGLTLRRAGYAIEIYEKTNEIRPAGAGISVWSNGVKVLNSLGLGDEVAKIGGLMDVMEYRSHRHELLNRISLHPVIETVGQRPYPVSRTELQSLLLKAFNNDTETVKLNAQCIGIEQDEHRVTAYFADGYQTSGDVLIAADGIHSKLRDYVVGHSVELRYADYVNWNGLIEIQEDLGDKNTWVIYVGEGKRASMMPIGNNRFYYFFGCPMAKGTWVEPEYRQQELKQIFVGWPFPVQRLIERLNPYESNRLEIHDLDPLETFVRGRVALLGDAAHATTPTLGQGGCQAMEDAEILSRFLLTTNLGVEYALKRYEAERKERTSTLVLKARKRADMIYGKDPELTQKWYEQLKQETERDVTDALCKTILGGPFQ; this comes from the coding sequence ATGAATCATCTTAAAGTTATTATTATTGGTGCAGGAATTGGCGGATTAACCGCAGGTTTAACCCTGCGAAGGGCAGGATATGCCATTGAAATTTATGAAAAAACAAACGAAATTCGTCCCGCCGGTGCTGGAATTTCAGTTTGGTCAAATGGGGTTAAAGTTCTCAATAGTTTAGGGTTGGGTGATGAAGTTGCTAAAATTGGGGGACTGATGGATGTGATGGAATATCGCAGTCATCGCCATGAATTATTGAATCGAATTTCTCTACATCCGGTGATAGAAACGGTCGGACAAAGACCTTATCCGGTTTCGCGGACGGAATTACAATCTTTACTCTTAAAAGCGTTTAATAACGATACGGAAACGGTTAAACTCAACGCTCAATGTATTGGAATTGAACAAGATGAACATCGAGTCACCGCCTATTTTGCTGATGGATATCAAACCAGTGGCGATGTGTTAATTGCGGCGGATGGAATTCATTCTAAGTTACGCGATTATGTTGTTGGTCATTCGGTGGAATTGCGGTATGCTGATTATGTTAATTGGAATGGTTTAATCGAAATTCAGGAAGATTTAGGCGATAAAAATACCTGGGTCATTTATGTCGGAGAGGGTAAACGTGCCTCGATGATGCCCATAGGAAATAATCGATTTTATTATTTTTTTGGTTGTCCGATGGCCAAAGGAACTTGGGTTGAACCTGAGTATCGTCAACAGGAATTAAAGCAGATTTTTGTAGGATGGCCGTTTCCCGTTCAACGTTTAATTGAACGTCTAAATCCTTATGAGTCAAACCGTTTAGAAATTCATGATTTAGACCCCTTAGAAACCTTTGTTCGAGGTCGAGTTGCATTGTTAGGAGATGCGGCTCATGCTACGACTCCAACTTTAGGACAGGGGGGGTGTCAAGCGATGGAAGATGCTGAAATATTATCTCGATTTTTATTAACGACTAATTTAGGCGTAGAATATGCCTTAAAACGATATGAAGCAGAGCGCAAAGAACGCACATCAACCCTGGTTCTCAAAGCTCGAAAACGTGCAGATATGATTTATGGTAAAGACCCAGAGTTAACCCAAAAATGGTATGAACAATTGAAACAAGAAACGGAACGTGATGTTACAGATGCTTTATGTAAAACGATTCTAGGGGGGCCATTTCAGTAA